The following nucleotide sequence is from Aedes aegypti strain LVP_AGWG chromosome 3, AaegL5.0 Primary Assembly, whole genome shotgun sequence.
catatttgtttcacatgacaacctaatgttgatacacatgctattataccgtgaaatcaatgatgaaatccatatggctaccacactcaaatcatgtggttttcctcattgcgcaaatctataagtaaaacacacgaccttgacgtgtagatttttctcacacgggaaaaaattctgtggttagaataactattttagctgactacgcccattcttaaaactaccatggaaattcagaccaatttactatgtttgcggtacaccccaccgcattactggtacatgtgacagaaataatttacaacaatttgattccaactacagacatggtaaaatcgagcgcatttctggtctgctgaaaattgccggtgcgagcgcttaagttaaccccctaaaatggtagtttttaccgcacaatttttttgcgtgcagTGTTCAGATTTAGAGCCCGCTGGTCACCCTGTACTCAGTAGAGTATCCGAACAATCTTAGTCACAGGGTATGGCACTGCAGCGACGCGGTGCATCGTCGTcgttgttttgaattttgacgtttctCAGCAAAACATCTTCCACCACGTTTTCAGCAATCGAACCGTTTCTGTGCGGCGATCGTCAATTTGGTaagaaaattcgaaatttcCTGTGTAATTTAGTTCAATAAATCTTCTAATTTTACAGTAATCGAGGCGAAAGTGTCCGTTCACCGCTAGCAAGATGCCGAAAGTGAGCTCCCGTTCGGGGCCGCCCCGTAAACTGTCGACGAATAAGTCGGGTCATTCGATGAACCCGGAACGCTCGACCGAGGGCTTGAAGGGAGTGGCCAAGCCCCGAACTAAATCTACCATCAAGCGTCTGCAGATGTATAGGAACTTCAAGGCCAAGCGGGATCGGAAGGGAAAGATTTTGACTCCGGCACCGTTCCAGGGATGGGTCGCCAGTGGGACAGTGGCCCGAGTTGAACCTTCGCCAAAGTGGTTCGCGAATTCACGGGTTATCTCCCAAAGCTCGCTGCAGAAGTTTCAGGAAGAGATGGGTAAGGCTATCAAAGATCCGTACAAGGTGATAATGAAGCCTACGCAGCTTCCGATTACGTTGCTGAACGAGACGGCGAGGTATCAACGGGTGCATCTGTTGGACACGGAAAGTTTCGATACGACTTTTGGTCCCAAGACGCAACGGAAGAGGCCATCGTTGAAGGTACGTGATTTGGAGGATTTGTCCAAGAACGCAGAGGATCTTGCGGATCGGTACGATGAGGGCAAAGATCGTGACTTGGAGCGGGAAGATGAGGGAGTGAAGGATCAGGTACGGGAGTGGATCTTCGCTGCCGGGCAGAGTAAACGTATTTGGAACGAGTTGCATAAGGTGATCGATTCGGCGGATGTTCTGCTGCAGGTTTTGGACGCTAGGGATCCAATGGGAACACGTTCGAAGTATATTGAAGGATTCTTGAAGAAGGAGAAACCGCACAAGCATCTGTTCTTCATTTTGAACAAGGTGGATTTGGTTCCGATTTGGGTAACTCAGCGTTGGGTGGCTTTGCTTAGTAAGGAATACCCCACGATTGCATTCCACGCTTCATTGACGCATCCTTTCGGAAAGGGAGCTTTGATCAATCTTCTTCGCCAGATCGGAAAACTGCACGTGGACAAGAAGCAGATCAGTGTGGGCTTTATCGGCTATCCGAATGTCGGCAAATCGTCGGTTATTAACGCGCTGAGAAGCAAAAAGGTGTGCAAAGTGGCGCCAATTGCCGGAGAAACGAAGGTTTGGCAGTACATTACACTAATGAAGAGGATTTTCCTGATTGATTGTCCCGGAGTGGTATATCCGACGGCTGAAACCGACACCGAGAAAGTACTCAAAGGTGTCGTTCGCGTAGAGTTGGTTAATAATCCGGAAGACTACATTGAAGAAGTGCTTAAGAGAATCAGGAAGGAATACCTCCTGAAAACCTACGGCATTACCGACTGGAGCTCACACATTGATTTCCTTGAGCAGATAGCTAAAAAGTCTGGAAAGCTGTTGAAGAAGGGTGAACCAGACGTGCAGACAGTGGCCAAGATGGTTCTGAATGATTGGCAGCGTGGTCGATTGCCATTCTACGTGCCTCCAGAGGGATTCGAGATTCCCAAATCCGTCCTGGATCAGACCGTGGATGGAGAAAAGGCTGCCACGGAAGACGACCAGAAGAGTACCTTCTCGGGAGTAACAGCTACTCCCACGATTCCCGATTCAATCAAAAAGGGTAAGGAACTGTTCCAGATTCAGGACTTCCGCAAGATCAAGGTTAATTTGGAGTTCGAAAGCGAAGACGTTCGTGAGATTGACAAAATCGATTTGGAACTGTTGGAGAAGCTCAAAGAAGAGAAGAAACAAgaagccaagaagaagaaacaggccAAGGCTCAGAACCAGGAGAACGAAGATGATGAAGATTCGTCCGGAATTTCCGACTTTTACTCGGAGGATGAGTATGACGAAGAAATGGAAAAGGTGGTCCACAAAAGTGCCAAGGGCAAGGCTGCTGACAAGGGCAAAACGAAATCCGCCAGTGGTAATTTCGACGTGGAAGAAGACGCTACCCAGGAAACCGCGAAGGGTCTTCCTAAGATGACCGCTAAGCAGCGAAGGGCCGTTGAGAGGGCAACCAAGCGCAAGAAGATCGGCAGCAACTTCTACGAAACGCATAATGTCAAGAACCGGAATCGGAACAAAAAGCCGAAGGCGCCCTGAAGGTGGATTCTCTAGCATTACTTTAGTGTAAGACATTGTGTAAAATAAAActttatttcaaacatttttgtgtaTTGAGATATCGCGGGACAAGTGGGTAAATGAAAAACATGTATATTTTAGTGATTATGAGAAAACTTATCCttcaaactcatgcgtaaacctttgagacCGCTCAGAACAATTCGATAGGTGAGAAATTTATGAAAGGTTGCATAATATAGTGAAAGATTATTGACCTGTCAACTATCAGcaagtttttcttcttcttcttcttggcattacgttctcattgggacaaagcctgcttttcagcttagtgttcaatcaacacttacacagttattaactaagcgctttctttaccattttcgtattcatatatcgtgtggatcgaccgggaatcgaacccagacaccttcagcatggccttGCTTAgtggccgcggactctaaccactcggctaaggaaggcccctgtaaCAAGTTGATggaacgtattttttttttttcaatgtgaaTACCGTTAAttgaattgtttgaaaaatatcgaTTCTAAGCTGAATTATTGCTGGTCGTAAACTGCTTTTTGTATTATAAACATAGTGCAGAATACAAATATATACGAAATTCACACGTAACAATGTCACGGTAATGAAATAAGATTATAACAAACATGTGTCTTTATTTCATGAGATcttcaaaaattaaacaaattctAGTCGAAATTATTGTGACATAAGAAGATCATTGGAAAATTTTTACCAATAAACAGTTCGATTATGACTTTTAA
It contains:
- the LOC5577747 gene encoding nucleolar GTP-binding protein 2; its protein translation is MPKVSSRSGPPRKLSTNKSGHSMNPERSTEGLKGVAKPRTKSTIKRLQMYRNFKAKRDRKGKILTPAPFQGWVASGTVARVEPSPKWFANSRVISQSSLQKFQEEMGKAIKDPYKVIMKPTQLPITLLNETARYQRVHLLDTESFDTTFGPKTQRKRPSLKVRDLEDLSKNAEDLADRYDEGKDRDLEREDEGVKDQVREWIFAAGQSKRIWNELHKVIDSADVLLQVLDARDPMGTRSKYIEGFLKKEKPHKHLFFILNKVDLVPIWVTQRWVALLSKEYPTIAFHASLTHPFGKGALINLLRQIGKLHVDKKQISVGFIGYPNVGKSSVINALRSKKVCKVAPIAGETKVWQYITLMKRIFLIDCPGVVYPTAETDTEKVLKGVVRVELVNNPEDYIEEVLKRIRKEYLLKTYGITDWSSHIDFLEQIAKKSGKLLKKGEPDVQTVAKMVLNDWQRGRLPFYVPPEGFEIPKSVLDQTVDGEKAATEDDQKSTFSGVTATPTIPDSIKKGKELFQIQDFRKIKVNLEFESEDVREIDKIDLELLEKLKEEKKQEAKKKKQAKAQNQENEDDEDSSGISDFYSEDEYDEEMEKVVHKSAKGKAADKGKTKSASGNFDVEEDATQETAKGLPKMTAKQRRAVERATKRKKIGSNFYETHNVKNRNRNKKPKAP